One window of Oncorhynchus kisutch isolate 150728-3 unplaced genomic scaffold, Okis_V2 Okis05a-Okis16b_hom, whole genome shotgun sequence genomic DNA carries:
- the LOC109884903 gene encoding histone-binding protein RBBP7 isoform X1, whose protein sequence is MADKEVYDDAVEERVINEEYKIWKKNTPFLYDLVMTHALEWPSLTVQWLPDVNRPDGKDYAVHRLVLGTHTSDEQNHLVIASVQVPNDDAQFDASHYDSEKGAEFGGFGSVSGKIEIEIKINHEGEVNRARYMPQNPCIIATKTPTSDVLVFDYTKHPSKPDPSGECSPDLRLRGHQKEGYGLSWNPNLSGNLLSASDDHTICLWDIGAGPKEGKIVDAKTIFTGHTAVVEDVSWHLLHESLFGSVADDQKLMIWDTRSNNTSKPSHAVDAHTAEVNCLSFNPYSEFILATGSADKTVALWDLRNLKLKLHSFESHKDEIFQQVQWSPHNETILASSGTDRRLNVWDLSKIGEEQSAEDAEDGPPELLFIHGGHTAKISDFTWNPNEPWVICSVSEDNIMQVWQMAENIYNDEEPDTPASELEGQGS, encoded by the exons ATGGCGGATAAAGAAG TGTACGACGATGCAGTCGAGGAGCGGGTCATCAATGAAGAATACAAAATCTGGAAGAAGAATACTCCTTTCCTCTATGACCTGGTGATGACCCACGCGCTGGAGTGGCCCAGTCTCACTGTGCAGTGGCTACCTGACGTCAACAG gcCGGATGGAAAGGACTATGCGGTCCACAGACTGGTACTGGGAACTCACACGTCAGATGAGCAGAATCACCTGGTGATCGCCAGCGTACAGGTCCCCAACGATGACGCCCAGTTTGATGCTTCTCACTACGACAGTGAAAAAGGAGCAG AATTTGGAGGTTTTGGATCAGTGAGTGGAAAGATAGAGATTGAGATCAAGATAAACCACGAGGGTGAAGTGAACCGGGCCAGGTACATGCCTCAGAACCCCTGCATCATTGCTACCAAGACCCCCACCTCAGACGTACTGGTCTTTGACTACACCAAGCACCCTTCCAAACCAG ACCCCAGTGGTGAGTGCAGTCCAGACCTGCGTCTGCGGGGCCACCAGAAGGAGGGCTACGGCCTGTCCTGGAACCCCAACCTCAGTGGAAACCTGCTCAGTGCTTCTGATGACCAC ACGATCTGCCTGTGGGACATCGGTGCTGGTCCTAAGGAGGGGAAGATAGTGGATGCTAAGACCATCTTCACCGGTCACACTGCAGTGGTGGAGGACGTGTCCTGGCACCTGCTCCACGAATCACTGTTTGGCTCTGTGGCTGACGACCAGAAACTGATGAT CTGGGACACACGGTCCAACAACACGTCCAAGCCCAGCCATGCAGTGGACGCCCACACTGCAGAGGTCAACTGTCTGTCCTTCAACCCCTACAGCGAGTTCATCCTGGCCACCGGCTCTGCAGACAAG ACTGTTGCTCTCTGGGATCTGCGTAACCTCAAACTGAAGCTCCACTCGTTTGAATCGCACAAGGATGAAATCTTCCAG CAGGTGCAATGGTCCCCTCACAACGAAACCATTCTGGCTTCCAGTGGAACAGATAGAAGGCTCAACGTATGGGATCTCAG TAAAATCGGCGAGGAACAGTCTGCTGAAGATGCAGAGGATGGACCTCCAGAACTCCTG TTCATCCATGGAGGACACACAGCGAAGATTTCTGATTTCACATGGAACCCCAACGAGCCTTGGGTCATCTGCTCCGTCTCCGAGGATAACATCATGCAGGTTTGGCAAATG GCTGAGAACATCTATAATGATGAGGAGCCTGACACCCCTGCTTCAGAGCTGGAGGGTCAAGGGTCGTAA
- the LOC109884903 gene encoding histone-binding protein RBBP7 isoform X2, with translation MADKEVYDDAVEERVINEEYKIWKKNTPFLYDLVMTHALEWPSLTVQWLPDVNRPDGKDYAVHRLVLGTHTSDEQNHLVIASVQVPNDDAQFDASHYDSEKGAEFGGFGSVSGKIEIEIKINHEGEVNRARYMPQNPCIIATKTPTSDVLVFDYTKHPSKPDPSGECSPDLRLRGHQKEGYGLSWNPNLSGNLLSASDDHTICLWDIGAGPKEGKIVDAKTIFTGHTAVVEDVSWHLLHESLFGSVADDQKLMIWDTRSNNTSKPSHAVDAHTAEVNCLSFNPYSEFILATGSADKTVALWDLRNLKLKLHSFESHKDEIFQVQWSPHNETILASSGTDRRLNVWDLSKIGEEQSAEDAEDGPPELLFIHGGHTAKISDFTWNPNEPWVICSVSEDNIMQVWQMAENIYNDEEPDTPASELEGQGS, from the exons ATGGCGGATAAAGAAG TGTACGACGATGCAGTCGAGGAGCGGGTCATCAATGAAGAATACAAAATCTGGAAGAAGAATACTCCTTTCCTCTATGACCTGGTGATGACCCACGCGCTGGAGTGGCCCAGTCTCACTGTGCAGTGGCTACCTGACGTCAACAG gcCGGATGGAAAGGACTATGCGGTCCACAGACTGGTACTGGGAACTCACACGTCAGATGAGCAGAATCACCTGGTGATCGCCAGCGTACAGGTCCCCAACGATGACGCCCAGTTTGATGCTTCTCACTACGACAGTGAAAAAGGAGCAG AATTTGGAGGTTTTGGATCAGTGAGTGGAAAGATAGAGATTGAGATCAAGATAAACCACGAGGGTGAAGTGAACCGGGCCAGGTACATGCCTCAGAACCCCTGCATCATTGCTACCAAGACCCCCACCTCAGACGTACTGGTCTTTGACTACACCAAGCACCCTTCCAAACCAG ACCCCAGTGGTGAGTGCAGTCCAGACCTGCGTCTGCGGGGCCACCAGAAGGAGGGCTACGGCCTGTCCTGGAACCCCAACCTCAGTGGAAACCTGCTCAGTGCTTCTGATGACCAC ACGATCTGCCTGTGGGACATCGGTGCTGGTCCTAAGGAGGGGAAGATAGTGGATGCTAAGACCATCTTCACCGGTCACACTGCAGTGGTGGAGGACGTGTCCTGGCACCTGCTCCACGAATCACTGTTTGGCTCTGTGGCTGACGACCAGAAACTGATGAT CTGGGACACACGGTCCAACAACACGTCCAAGCCCAGCCATGCAGTGGACGCCCACACTGCAGAGGTCAACTGTCTGTCCTTCAACCCCTACAGCGAGTTCATCCTGGCCACCGGCTCTGCAGACAAG ACTGTTGCTCTCTGGGATCTGCGTAACCTCAAACTGAAGCTCCACTCGTTTGAATCGCACAAGGATGAAATCTTCCAG GTGCAATGGTCCCCTCACAACGAAACCATTCTGGCTTCCAGTGGAACAGATAGAAGGCTCAACGTATGGGATCTCAG TAAAATCGGCGAGGAACAGTCTGCTGAAGATGCAGAGGATGGACCTCCAGAACTCCTG TTCATCCATGGAGGACACACAGCGAAGATTTCTGATTTCACATGGAACCCCAACGAGCCTTGGGTCATCTGCTCCGTCTCCGAGGATAACATCATGCAGGTTTGGCAAATG GCTGAGAACATCTATAATGATGAGGAGCCTGACACCCCTGCTTCAGAGCTGGAGGGTCAAGGGTCGTAA